The genomic region CCTGCCTTCCAGGCACTGATCCTGCTTTCCCCCtcttgctctgccactcactgtgcctggcttgctgCCCAGCCTTCTCTCCTCCTACCTTTCCCACTTATTGCCTCCTTCCAGGCTTGTCCAGGATGATAAGCTCTGGTCTCAGCATTCACAGCCTCCTCTATCTCTCAGCTGTGTCCCTGGTCATGACTCTGCTTGCTCTTCCCTAAAGcaattaaaataggaaaatctGACCCTTCTCACCCAGGAGGCAGGTCCTCTCCTACCCACTGGAGACCCAGAGCAAAAGCTCTCTCCTCCCTTCATCCTCCTTCTCACCATGTGATTTCAGACAAGTCCTTTCACTTCCGAGTTTTgccatgtgtgcctgtgtgcatatgtatgtgatGTACAGACCTCTGGAGCCATTTCACCACAGTGCCTCTCCACTCCCAGCCAGTGCCAGGGCACCCCCTCAGCTGCTGCAGGATGTGTCACCAGAAGGAGAGAGTTAAAGGGGAAGAAAGCCCTTGAGTAGGAGCCAAGTCATCTGAACGCACACCCTGTGCCCAGAGGAGGCAGGGGCAAGAGTTGCTTTCCATGAAGAGTGCACCTGATGAGAAGGCAGCTCCAGAGGACTCAAAGGAAAACCAAGaatcaagagagaaagaaacgtGCAGTCCTTGCCTACTTGGGGAGTTGGGGGGGTCGTACCACAAACTCCTTGGTCAATATAGGGACCTGCTTCTCCGTGCGCCCCAGCCCCCTCTGCACCATGCACTCTCCTCCCGGGCCTAGCGCCTGCTACAACTATGGCCTCCACTAATTTCGGGGGTGCGAGGCGGTGGATGATGCCCAAGTGAAGCCGTTCAGGCCTCGTGGCAGCACCAGATCAAGGGCGAGGTTGCGCTGCTCGTCCTCAGAGTACACAGGCCGGTAGCCCAGCAGCTGCAGCGCACCAGCGCACAGTTCTTGCACGCGGCGGATCTTGGCAAAGGGCAGCGCATGGCGCCAGGCCTGGGAGACGTTGAGCGCATTCCTGGACGAAGTCTTGAAGGCTTCGCGGCGCGCACCAGGTCCAGATCCGTGGGTGATGTTATGGATCCAGGCCTCGAGCTGTGGCGTGAGACTGAGCCCAGTGAAGGCGTAGAGCGCACGGATTTCTGCCAGCGGCTCCCGCGCCAGGTCCTCGAAGCGCACCAGGCGGTAGCGGCCGCGCAGAAAGGGTGGCGGCTTGAGTGTGGCGGCCTCGGCGATGCGTACGTGGCTCCGGCACACCTCGCGCACCACGCGCAGGCCGGGATCGGCCTCCACCCACGTGCCGTTGGTGCCCAGCACGATGCCGTTGTCACGCGCCAGAGCCTTGGCTGTCTGCTCCCGGGAGCGCAGCACGGCCCGCGGGTCGCGCACCAGGTGCACGATGCGTAGGTTGAGCGCGGGGTCGCTGAGCAGCGGGTAGAGCACCTGCAGGTTGAAGAAGCGCACCTCCTTGAGCACCACGTGGCTGTAGGAGCGGCAGGCCTCCCGGGCCAGGCTGAAGGGCTGCCGCGCGCACAGTGGCTTGCACACGGCCTCGCTGCTGATGGCGCCTCGGGGAAAGGCACTGCAGGCGGGTGGCGAGCACAGTGCACGGCTCACGGCCCACTGGAAGAGGTCGGACAGGTTGCGGCGCCAAGGCAGATAGGCATCAAACACGTCCATGTCGCACAGGAAGACGGAGCGCACCAGGTCGCGCACAGCCATGTGCAGCGTTGCGGCGCTGCCCTGCGACAGGGTGGTCCACACGTGCCACGCGGGCTCCATTAGGTAGAAGACGTCGGGGTGCTGGTTGAAGAGTTGGCCCACGAAGGACGAGCCCGAGCGCCACGAGGACAGCACCAGCACATGCACGCGCGCCTCGCCGCCTGCTGGGGACGAGGGCCCTGGCCGGGAAaccagaaagaggaggaggaaggtctGCGCCAGGAGGAGCGCGGTCACTGCTGTGCTGGAGACGCGCGGCAGCCACATGCTGACTGCTGGGGGCCTTAGGGAGGAGAGCGCAGCGGTTAGGGGCTGCAGCCTGCACGCCCATCCCGTACCCCACTGCCCAGTGCCCGCAGGGGGCAGATTCGACCACCAGACCCGAGCATCCCATGAACATGATGGTCTCAGTGGGGAGCTCTCCCGGAAATGCGGCCTTAAGACACAACTCAGGATCCAGTCTAGCTGAGAGCAAAAGTACAAATGCAGAATGCGGTCGGAAATCTGTCTACATGTGAGTCCTGCCTTCTTAATGTGAGTCCTGCCTTCTTAGTTACCTACCCACATTACCATTGTCTATTTGGAGAGGGAAATATATTTCAAACGGAATTTCTGTCTTTTGCTTAAGAATTCCTGTAAGGAAACTCTTTTAGGTTGTTGAACTGACGGGCGCTCTGGTGGATGTCACAGCACGGCCAGGCTCCCTGAGGCTCTTCCACTCCGTAGCCTGTggtctttttccttctttaatttcCCACACTACACTGACATACATAGCCTGTGATCTTGAACCAAATATTGGATCGCCCCGTGACTCAGTTTACCCATCTGCAAAAGGGAGATGATACCAGCACATAATACAGGATTTAAGTGGATTATTGGAAAATGGGAACATGTTTGAATATCCTGGATGGACAGGAGGGACATGTAGTAATGTCCCTAACTGAAGAGTGCCCTTGCTACAGCGTGTGCTTCTGcagtgtatgtttttttttttaaatagacaggtATAACTTTTCTTATGGAAAATAACTTTTCTTATTGAAAATAAGCAAATAggcgctgggcatggtggctcacgcctgtaatcccagcactttgggaggccgaggtgggtggatcatctgaggtcagaagttcaagaccagcttggtcaacatggtgaaacctcatctctactaagtatacaaaaattagccgggcgtggtagcgggcacctgtaatccccagctactcaggaggctgaggcaggagaatcgcttgaacccgggaggcagaggttgtagtgagacaagatcgcgccattgcactccagcctgggcaagagcgaaacttcattccaaaaaaagaaaagaaaagagaagaaaataagcaaataggCAGGATGCGAGCCTGGgattcaagcctgtaatcccagcactttaggaggctgaggtgggaggataccttgaggcgaaaagtttgagaccagcctgggcaacatatggatAGCctgcctgtctctacaaaaacattaaaaaaaaaaaaccaaaaaaagaaaagccaggtgtggtggagtgcgcctgtggtccctgctactcgggaggctgaggtgggaggactgcttgagcccaggaggttgaggttgcagtgagctttgatcatgccactgcactccagcttgggcgacagagtgagagtctgacTCAAAACATACAATACAATATCAAAATGAgcaaataaggccaggcacagtggctcatgcctgtaatcctagcaatttgggaggttgaggtgggcagatcacctgaagtcaggagttcgagaccaacctggccaacatggtaaaaccccatctctaccaaaaaaaaatacaaaaattagctgggcatggtggtgcatgtctgtagtctcagctacttggtaggctgagatgtgaaaatcgcttgaacccgggaggcagaggtcgcagtgagctgagattacgccactgcactccagcctgggcaacagagtgagactttgtctcaaaaacaaaaaaatgagccaataAATAAAGTGGACAAAGAACACCAATTGTTGCCATCACCGGTAGGGGGTGAAGTGCTGAAGGCAGCATGGGCTCCAGAGGGAGGGTGTCCTGGAGCCCTGTGGGTTTGCAAGGAGACCAGTTGAGGCGGAGCTGGGATGGAGCCAGAGAAGCAGAGAGGTGAGAGCAGAGGACTGTCCCGGCCAGCTGAGGGGACTCACCACCGTCCAGGGCTGCTGGGAGAGCTGCAACGCTGATCACAAATCCATGGGAGATGATTAGAGGTTCCTCAGCACCTGGTAAAGCAGGAGGGCGATGGAGTCACACTCTACAGGGGAAGATAGCCCCAAAAGCGACACAACTTCTCTGAGGCTCGATTTCCACTTCTGTAGGATGGGATGTGCAACATTTAACCTCTTAGGGCTGTTGTGAGATGCTGCTGCAAACACCTATGAAGAGGGGGCCTGGGAAAGCATTCCTTACACACATGCCCCCATTACTGTTACTGTCCCTGTGCTGAGCTACTGTTTGGAGAGGAGGAAACCCTCCCCCTGGGGAGTCTCCCCCGAGAGGAGACACCCACAGGCCACCTACTCTTCCAATCCCAGTATCTCACAGGCCACCCTCTGGCCTCCAACCACCAGCCCTTTAGTGGACCTTAAGAATGTCACATAGGTCAGGTATGGAGgttcatgctggtaatcccagcactttgggaggccaaggcaggcggatcacctgaggttgggagttcgagactagcctgaccaacatggagaaaccccatctttactaaaaatacaaaatt from Pan troglodytes isolate AG18354 chromosome 18, NHGRI_mPanTro3-v2.0_pri, whole genome shotgun sequence harbors:
- the CHST6 gene encoding carbohydrate sulfotransferase 6, translating into MWLPRVSSTAVTALLLAQTFLLLFLVSRPGPSSPAGGEARVHVLVLSSWRSGSSFVGQLFNQHPDVFYLMEPAWHVWTTLSQGSAATLHMAVRDLVRSVFLCDMDVFDAYLPWRRNLSDLFQWAVSRALCSPPACSAFPRGAISSEAVCKPLCARQPFSLAREACRSYSHVVLKEVRFFNLQVLYPLLSDPALNLRIVHLVRDPRAVLRSREQTAKALARDNGIVLGTNGTWVEADPGLRVVREVCRSHVRIAEAATLKPPPFLRGRYRLVRFEDLAREPLAEIRALYAFTGLSLTPQLEAWIHNITHGSGPGARREAFKTSSRNALNVSQAWRHALPFAKIRRVQELCAGALQLLGYRPVYSEDEQRNLALDLVLPRGLNGFTWASSTASHPRN